From one Phaeobacter sp. G2 genomic stretch:
- a CDS encoding type II toxin-antitoxin system ParD family antitoxin — MVTRNVVLTETQDHLVQALVASGRYQNVSEAMRAGLRLLEQEEAQITGIRQGLLEGLAQANAGDFAEGSGKNAIRRAFATARTRS; from the coding sequence ATGGTGACACGCAACGTTGTCCTGACCGAAACCCAAGACCATCTGGTTCAAGCGCTGGTGGCGTCCGGGCGATACCAGAATGTGAGTGAAGCCATGCGCGCTGGCCTGAGGCTGCTCGAGCAGGAAGAGGCGCAGATCACGGGCATCCGCCAAGGACTTCTCGAAGGTCTGGCGCAGGCAAATGCGGGTGATTTTGCGGAAGGCAGCGGCAAAAATGCGATCCGTAGGGCCTTTGCGACTGCGCGCACGCGTTCATGA
- a CDS encoding type II toxin-antitoxin system RelE/ParE family toxin — protein sequence MSRSIRLTRRAEASLTEIARWTIENFGLRQAELYEAELLNRCESILNGQAHSRSCAVLVDDVDDLRFIRAGEHFLVFLDRSDEVIIVDILHSRSDLPRYVASLSALKSEDS from the coding sequence ATGAGCCGATCCATCCGGCTGACCCGTCGTGCAGAAGCCAGCCTCACTGAAATCGCCAGATGGACGATTGAGAATTTCGGGCTGCGCCAAGCGGAGCTTTACGAGGCCGAATTGCTCAACCGCTGTGAGAGTATTCTGAATGGCCAAGCCCATAGTCGGAGTTGCGCAGTTCTCGTTGATGATGTCGACGACCTGAGGTTCATAAGGGCAGGGGAGCATTTCCTGGTCTTTCTGGATCGATCGGACGAGGTCATCATCGTGGACATCCTCCATTCCCGCAGCGATCTCCCTCGCTATGTTGCCTCACTTTCGGCTTTGAAATCCGAAGACTCCTGA
- a CDS encoding tyrosine-type recombinase/integrase: MAAEDEKSTSSNSGAFSIAQDDERDQEKSDDISLPAHVAGSGSLDRLVDTARDYAHAAASDNTLKAYAKDWAHFTRWCRMKGAEPLPPSPEMIGLYLADLASGTGPSPARSVSTIDRRLSGLAWNYAQRGFALDRKNRHIASVLAGIKRRHARPPVQKEAILAEDILAMVATLPFDLRGLRDRAILLIGYAGGLRRSEIVNLDVHKDDTPDSGGWIEIFDKGALLTLNAKTGWREVEVGRGSKDQTCPVHALEQWLHFAKIDFGPVFVGTSRDGKRASEARLNDKHVARLIKRTVLDAGIRSDLPEKDRLALFSGHSLRAGLASSAEVDERYVQKQLGHASAEMTRRYQRRRDRFRVNLTRAAGL; encoded by the coding sequence ATGGCCGCAGAGGACGAGAAATCGACATCATCAAACTCTGGTGCGTTTAGTATCGCTCAGGACGACGAGAGAGATCAAGAAAAAAGCGACGATATCTCCCTACCCGCCCACGTCGCGGGCTCCGGCAGCCTGGATCGCCTCGTCGATACGGCCCGCGACTATGCCCACGCCGCAGCTTCTGACAATACGCTGAAGGCCTATGCCAAGGATTGGGCGCATTTCACGCGCTGGTGCCGGATGAAGGGCGCGGAGCCTCTGCCCCCTTCACCCGAAATGATCGGGCTCTACCTTGCGGACCTGGCGTCCGGAACGGGCCCCTCCCCTGCCCGATCGGTTAGCACCATCGACCGCCGCCTGTCGGGCCTCGCCTGGAACTATGCGCAGCGCGGCTTTGCCCTCGATCGCAAGAACCGGCACATCGCGTCGGTGCTGGCCGGAATCAAGCGTAGGCACGCACGTCCGCCGGTTCAGAAGGAGGCAATTCTGGCCGAGGACATCCTCGCGATGGTGGCTACCCTTCCTTTCGATCTGCGCGGGCTCCGGGACCGGGCGATTCTGTTGATCGGCTACGCTGGCGGCCTCCGCCGTTCGGAAATCGTCAACCTCGACGTTCACAAGGACGATACGCCGGACTCGGGCGGTTGGATCGAGATCTTCGACAAGGGCGCCCTGCTCACCCTCAATGCAAAGACTGGCTGGCGCGAGGTCGAGGTTGGCCGTGGCTCCAAGGATCAAACCTGCCCAGTCCATGCGCTCGAGCAATGGCTGCATTTCGCCAAGATCGACTTCGGTCCGGTCTTTGTCGGGACCTCGCGCGATGGCAAACGGGCATCAGAGGCGCGGCTGAACGACAAGCATGTCGCACGCCTGATCAAGCGCACGGTGCTGGACGCCGGCATCCGGTCGGATCTGCCCGAGAAAGACCGCCTGGCGCTGTTCTCCGGTCACAGCTTGCGCGCCGGTCTCGCCAGCTCCGCCGAAGTCGACGAGCGCTATGTCCAGAAGCAGTTGGGGCACGCTTCGGCCGAGATGACTCGCCGCTATCAGCGCCGCCGAGACAGGTTCCGCGTCAACCTGACGAGGGCAGCCGGGTTGTGA